Genomic window (Vitis riparia cultivar Riparia Gloire de Montpellier isolate 1030 chromosome 4, EGFV_Vit.rip_1.0, whole genome shotgun sequence):
AATAAAGCGAGCATAAAATTCATTTGCCTTGATTGTCTTAGTGAAACAGGGGATTCAGGGTTTCAAGTTTTTAccttagcaaccaaacaaatcGAAGTGCAGCCGACGATTGCAAAAGCCACTTCACCACTCAGAagctgaaaattgaaaaaagaaaaagaaaaatgtggagTGGAGTGGTTAATGTATGTGGGTGGGATTCCAAGAACCAGAGTACATGCTTCAACtcgaagaattaaaaaaaaaaaaaaaaaaaaaaaagataaaaatgtaTAATGCAGGAATTAGATGCAAAGGCTCTGCTCAATtgatgatgacgatgatgatgacACAATCTCCGACAACGACGAAGCcatttagggtttagggtttctgAGGAGCACCGCCAAAGCAGGTTTCGAAATATGAAGAGGAAGGCCGAGGCCCGAGTATGATATCATTCCTACTTCCTTACCGCCTAAATGTCGGGGTGGCATCGGGAACACTCGTTTGCCGCTCTTTGTTCCCTTTGGCTTAGTCCTGCTTGGTacggtacatattttatttaatatgaaacaaatttacaaaatttttttttttttttttcaactgaaaaatgatttttactttCCCATAAGGCAACAACTTTCTTGGCTTTGATGGTAATATACAGTGCATGAGGATGCTGCCGTTAATAACAAATCTTACTTgagttatatttttaatgttcatgaaaatttaattttagtataaatttaattttttattttaatgttttgaaaattgtggaagtcATATACTTTTACTATTCccttttttagatttttttttttttcaattttgctaCAGATGTCAAAATCCCCAAATAACTAAGGGTGCTTCTCCGTCGGGTACTAAGGCCCAAACAATCATCTACTTAGTGCTGCAACAACAATATATGGGCCGAATTAGATGGGCTAGGGTGGGCCGTCTTGGATTGCAACTGGCCCAGAAAATCAAGTGTTACTGCTCCAGGGATACTATTTCTTCGACTCCATCACCTTCTTTTAGCATCCTTCGATAGGGGGGAGGGTGATCGGAATTCCTCCTCTTGTTACGCAGCTGTTTTCATAGTTCCACATCGAATACATCTAAACAATTACCTTCAAAAACATCTTGTTGGCCTATTAACAATCCGTTTTAACATCTTATACAACATGAGCAATTTTGTTCTTGCATCTGTAAAATGCATAATCTTGATTAAGTTTAAATCAAATTACCCTAAACTCATGCAATCTGTATTAGAAAAGAACTTACCTTTGCTATCATTAGTAAGTGTAGAACGATTTGGTCATCCATTTCTGAATTCATGGGTGAACCGTTTCACCCACTCATCTCTCCAATTAAGGGTTTAAATGTAACACGCAATATTCCAGCTCTTGGCCTCCCCCCACGAAAGTCCCTTGTGTCTCTTCACCTCCCATCCACCTAACCTACCATCACCCTCTTCCTCTATAAATCAGCAGTTCCTTCTACCTCCTTCACAATCACAGGCACCAGCTCCCACTGCCTCATGGCTTACTCTTTCAAGTgcttttttcttgtagttaTATATATGTTGACATGGACGACGGCATCCATGGTCATGGTGCGACCTCTCGTCTCAATGCCAAGCCTCCAAGCACGACTACGACTGGAAGGAGAGTCCCCGAATTGTTGGGGCTCTTTGTTTGAGCTCCAATCTTGCACTAGTGAAGTTATCATGTTCTTCCTCAACGGTGAGACACATCTTGGTCCCAATTGCTGTCGTGCCATCCGCGTCATAGAACAACAGTGCTGGCCCGCCTTGCTCACTTCACTAGGCTTCACCCCCCAGGAAGAAGATATTCTCCGCGGCTACTGCAATGCTACTGACTCCACCCCTACACCGCTGCCCCCACCACCACATCCTGTGGATCCCACTCTCACCATCTCCCACCATTTCATCCCATAACTGATATGGATATTAGAGCATGAGTTATATAGTACTATAATTTGAGTACTCATGCTTGTAACTAAGGGGTTGAACAATCATATCTATAAATCAGTGTTTTCTCATACACCATATCCAGTCTGTTTAATCATGGTCATGGATTGGCCAAGAAGTACTGAAGAAGCAGCTGAAATTTCGTTATATTTTGGATTTATCCCTAGAATTTCAATTCCAGAGTTTCACATCAAATTCCTGCATGGATGAGTATTTGACAGATTACTAATATGATACAAAAATCTGTAAAGCTCTGGTACAGAAAATTTTTAACATCTTAACAATGGGTTATGATCATTCATGATACAGGCCGTTCACATGAATCACTTTGTTATTCCCCCAAGTTAATCGCGGATTGTTATTTCTCATTTGAAGTCTAAAACTAAATAGTTGGTTTATTTCTGAAATAACAGATCATGGCCACAAATTGTCAGAATTCAATTGAGCTGATCAAAAGTAATCTTCAAGACTTAAATGTCAATTATACAGTAAAGAGCTCTACAAATTCTGGTACTTGCAGATCAGAAACGGCCAGGTAAgtttgtttgtttcatttttattttttatttttctttttcatcggGAAATCATTTTTCCGTATTGCTGTTTTCCTTTGATTGCTTAGAAAATATGGGGGGAAAATGATAATTTGGATGTAAAGTTTTTccattcttttcatttcttttatttttttttcccttactaTTTCTTGGTCTTCAAACAGAGCCCAAATGTCTACAATGTACGGTTTCGTATCACAATTCACTGAGAAAATTGATGGTTGTACTTGGAAAATTTACCTTGTCCGACGTCTTTATAATCGTCATCATCATTGTCTTCAAATTCGCTTTCCTTCGTCTGACTATTATGCTTCCCTCCATTGCTGGAACCCGAATTTCTGATTATCTCCGGCGAAAGATTTTCCTCCGGCGGCAAACTCTCCGACTTTACCAAATCCCCCGACACATTTTCCCCGTGTGGCGAATTCGCCTGGCTGATAAAATAAGATGGCGCATTTTCCTCCGGCGGCGAACTCGTCGGCGTAGCCAAATTTGCATCAACCCGAGGAGCAACTGAAGGAAGACTATTGTCAGGCCAAACCGACGGCGCCATACATCCTAGATCGCAGGTTGAATCCTCCGATGACCTGAACTCCGAAACAAGAATTCCGTCAAGTCCATGGACTGTCAAGTTGGATCCAAGATAAAGATCAGGAACAGAGATACGAACTCCATCAACTGCGACGCCATTCAAGACGGTGTCGTTGAAGCGGTTGGAGATGAAGACGCTGTGGCGAGGGAGGAGAGTTTCAAGGCGAGACCCGCCCAGAGACAGGTTGCGGAGCTGGGAGAAGGAGAGACGAAATCCCGGCACCACGTGGTGGCGAAGGTTTTGGACGTAGTCGGTAGCCACGGAGGCAAGGTCGAGAGAGAAGACGTCGGAGTCTCTGGGAGAGAAGACGGTGAAAGCTTCGCCGTCGAGGATCTGGAAGCGGAGGTCGGAGGTTGCAATGCCATTTGCAAAGAGATTGTAGCCGTTGGATCTGAGGTATGCGATGGCGGAGTCGAGCTCTTGGTCTGTGATCACGGCGGTGACGGTTGAGACGATGAGCGGTAGAGTAGTGAGAAGAATCAGAGCCGTCGATCGTGAAGGTTTCTCCATTGCTCACAGAGAGTTTGTTAGTGAGAGAAAGAGGtagttttagagagagaaagagagcagTGAATCTTTATTTGTGCAAGAGATCAGTTGGGTTTGGCGCGCTTTCACGCGCTTGAATTTGGAGAAAGCAGAGGAAACATTAGGCGTTGGTCTTTCTCCCTCAAGTGTAATACATTAAACTTTTGCATGTGTCAGTGGCCGTTGGATGGCATGACTTATCATCTGAAATCAACGGATATAAGTTTTTGtgaatttcaaaaatagttagTTACATATTGTCTTTCACAGCCCAGAACAGTGAGATTATGGTACAACCAAATcgtttatttcattttataggGACCGAACATTTATTTGTGGAGTACATAGATGGATGATAGATCCAGAATCAAATCAAACGCACTTTTTAAGAACTTTGATTTCCTTCCAACGAGACTCCATGCTGTGAGAGTCGTCGTTCTGAGCATACACCCCGCACTTGAAGTAATGAGAGGTGCCGCCACGGCACGGTGCCTCAAACTTGAGAACCCCATCAATGTAGACCTTCACAATTGCAGCATCCACGTCATGGATCACATTTAGCCTGAACCACCTGTCATAAATGTCATCGGCCAG
Coding sequences:
- the LOC117912495 gene encoding fasciclin-like arabinogalactan protein 19, yielding MEKPSRSTALILLTTLPLIVSTVTAVITDQELDSAIAYLRSNGYNLFANGIATSDLRFQILDGEAFTVFSPRDSDVFSLDLASVATDYVQNLRHHVVPGFRLSFSQLRNLSLGGSRLETLLPRHSVFISNRFNDTVLNGVAVDGVRISVPDLYLGSNLTVHGLDGILVSEFRSSEDSTCDLGCMAPSVWPDNSLPSVAPRVDANLATPTSSPPEENAPSYFISQANSPHGENVSGDLVKSESLPPEENLSPEIIRNSGSSNGGKHNSQTKESEFEDNDDDDYKDVGQGI